The Catharus ustulatus isolate bCatUst1 chromosome 26, bCatUst1.pri.v2, whole genome shotgun sequence genome has a window encoding:
- the TENT5B gene encoding terminal nucleotidyltransferase 5B: MLEAAAGPAAGGAEQRGSRFSVLTWEQVQRLDQILGEAVPIHGRGNFPTLSVRPRTIVQVVRSRLQKKGITVHNVRLNGSAASHVLHQDSGLGYKDLDLIFGVDLKSEDVFQLVKDVVMDCLLDFLPEGVNKDKITPMTLKEAYVQKLVKVCNETDRWSLISLSNNSGKNVELKFVDSLRRQFEFSVDSFQIILDSLLLFGECSENPMAESFHPTVTGESMYGDFQEAMEHLRSRVIATRNPEEIRGGGLLKYCNLLVRGFKPKSEVDMKALQRYMCSRFFIDFSDIGEQLRKLEGYLQSHFVGMESNRYDYLMTLHRVVNESTVCLMGHERRQTLNLIAMLAVRVLAEQNIIPTVTNVTCYYQPAPYVSEINFNYYVTHVQPFLPCNQSYPTWLPCN, from the exons ATGctggaggcggcggcggggcccgcggcgggcggcgcggaGCAGCGCGGGAGCCGCTTCAGCGTCCTGACGTGGGAGCAGGTGCAGCGGCTGGACCAGATCCTGGGCGAGGCCGTGCCCATCCACGGCCGCGGCAACTTCCCCACGCTGTCGGTGCGGCCCCGCACCATCGTGCag gTTGTCCGCAGCCGCCTGCAGAAGAAGGGAATCACCGTGCACAACGTCAGGCTGAACGGCTCAGCAGCCAGCCACGTCCTGCACCAGGACAGCGGCCTGGGCTACAAGGACCTGGACCTCATCTTCGGGGTGGACCTGAAGAGCGAAGACGTTTTCCAGCTGGTTAAAGATGTGGTCATGGATTGCCTGCTGGACTTCCTCCCCGAAGGTGTCAACAAGGACAAGATCACGCCCATGACCCTGAAGGAGGCCTATGTGCAGAAGCTGGTGAAGGTGTGCAACGAGACCGACCGCTGGAGCCTCATCTCGCTGTCCAACAACAGCGGCAAGAACGTGGAGCTCAAGTTCGTGGATTCCCTGCGGCGCCAGTTCGAGTTCAGCGTGGACTCCTTCCAGATCATCCTGGACTCGCTGCTGCTCTTCGGGGAGTGCTCGGAGAACCCCATGGCCGAGAGCTTCCACCCCACGGTGACCGGGGAGAGCATGTACGGGGACTTCCAGGAGGCCATGGAGCACCTGCGCAGCCGCGTCATCGCCACGCGCAACCCCGAGGAGATCCGCGGCGGGGGGCTCCTCAAGTACTGCAACCTCCTGGTCAGGGGCTTCAAGCCCAAGTCGGAGGTGGACATGAAGGCCCTGCAGAGGTACATGTGCTCCAGGTTCTTCATAGACTTCTCGGACATCGGCGAGCAGCTGCGCAAGCTGGAGGGGTACCTGCAGAGCCACTTCGTGGGCATGGAGAGCAACAGGTATGACTATTTGATGACCCTGCACAGGGTGGTCAACGAGAGCACGGTGTGCCTCATGGGACACGAGAGGAGGCAGACCCTGAACCTCATTGCCATGCTGGCTGTCAGGGTCCTGGCTGAGCAGAACATCATCCCCACCGTCACAAACGTTACCTGCTACTACCAGCCAGCCCCTTACGTCAGCGAAATAAACTTCAACTACTACGTGACCCACGTGCAGCCCTTCCTGCCTTGCAATCAGTCCTACCCCACGTGGCTTCCCTGTAACTGA